In the bacterium genome, TTATCACACTCATAATTTTTCCCTTTTATTTTCCAGAGTCCATTTTCATTTACTATTTCTATTTCCTTATCATCATTTTTTATTAAGATACCCTTTATTTTCTCCTTTTCAAAAACAAAAAGTTTTTTCTCCTCATTTTTTTTCTTTTTTGAAGCAATTTTAACCTGATAAAAATAGAAAGAACCTACAATGAGTAAAATGATAAGAAGCAATAGATTTTTTTTAAATATCTTCATTTTAGTACAAAAATTTTCTTCTAATTGTGATATAACTACCTGAAATTATTATTAAAACCGGAATTATTACAACTGGGAAGAAAAATAAAAATTTTCCTGCTTTTTCTGAAAGAATTAATGGCTGATTTTCTTCTTTCTTTTCCCTTATGGAAATTAAAATGTCCTCTTCGGCAAGATAATTAACTGTATTCATCGCAAAATCTTTATTAAGCAAAAAACCAATCATCTTATCTGTGACAAAATCAGAATCTCCAAAAACAGCAACACATGCTTTTTTATTACCTTCCTTTTCTTTTATTTCTTTTTCAACCAAAACAGCAACAGAAACAGGCCCTTTTTCATCATTTTCATCATAATTAACCTTACCTTTTTCTATTTCCTTCATATTTTTTTCAGCCCATGAAGCAGAACTTGTCCTTGCAAGAACATCCCCTTTAATTTCAGAAGGTAAATTTTCCTTCAATTTAACACTTCTTACAGAGGAAAAAACACATGCTGAATTTGAAAAATCTCTCGTTATCTGGTGATAGGGAAAATCAAATACTAAAGGACTTAAAGCATCTCCAAGAAATCTTCTACCTGCAAGGTCAATAATTATGTCATTTTCAATTTCAATTCCATAAGAACCAAGTAAATTTTTTAAGTTCGGAAAATTACCTGTATCCAGAAAAACAAGAAGTCTTTTCCCGCTGTCAATGAATTTCTTTATTTCTTCAATTTCTTTATCAACAAAATCAACTTCAGGACCACATATTACAAGAATATCACAATCATCTGGTATTCCATCTCTCAATATTAATGTTTCTCCAACTGTATAATTTTCTTCTTCAAGATACTTTTTAAAATTACTCAATTTATCATCTATTCCTTTTTCTCCATGACCGGTTGTAAAATAAATCTTTTTCTTTTCTTTTTTTGTGAGTTTTAATATTGCACCTGTTATTTCTTTTTCTCCAAGTG is a window encoding:
- a CDS encoding GldG family protein yields the protein MVEKKFFYRINAFLMVLIFLGILIFVNLISEKNYKRIDLTKNKIHSISPQTKKIIKNLKEPVEIIIFYREKIDEKTKELLEQYRSNSKFISYRFVDLDRDVLLAKKYGITSYDTILIKTGENYEKIYSLGEKEITGAILKLTKKEKKKIYFTTGHGEKGIDDKLSNFKKYLEEENYTVGETLILRDGIPDDCDILVICGPEVDFVDKEIEEIKKFIDSGKRLLVFLDTGNFPNLKNLLGSYGIEIENDIIIDLAGRRFLGDALSPLVFDFPYHQITRDFSNSACVFSSVRSVKLKENLPSEIKGDVLARTSSASWAEKNMKEIEKGKVNYDENDEKGPVSVAVLVEKEIKEKEGNKKACVAVFGDSDFVTDKMIGFLLNKDFAMNTVNYLAEEDILISIREKKEENQPLILSEKAGKFLFFFPVVIIPVLIIISGSYITIRRKFLY